The nucleotide sequence GCTGCACGCCCGGTCCGGTGCCAACCCGACCGACGCGGTGCTGATCGCCGTCTCGCCCGGTCAACGGGTGGTGGAGGTCGTCACCGGCGCCGGTGCCTCCCGCCGGCTGCCCGACCGCGCCTGCGCGCTCGCCGTCCTCTCCATGACCAGCGCGTTCAGCGCCGGTGACCTGGTGGGCGGCATCGTCAACGGGCTGCGCCAGCTCTCCGACCAGGCGGGGCACCCCTCGGGGCTGCGCCCCTGACGGACGCCGCCCGGGACGCCGGGCCGGACACGACGGAGCCCCCTCCACCAGGCGGTGGAGGGGGCTCCGTCGTGTGCGGGGCCGGGCTCAGCCGGCCGCGTCGGCGTCCCGTTCCCGGGCTCGGAGCGCCCGGGCGATGCCGTCCCGGCCCTCGAACACCAGCCGGCGCAGCGCCGGCGGCTGCTCGGCGTCGGAGAGCCAGGCGTCCGCGGCCGCGATGGTGCGCGGCTCGACCACCGGCGGGAACAGGTACTGGACGGCGTTCTTC is from Blastococcus sp. HT6-4 and encodes:
- a CDS encoding DUF5130 family protein, encoding MTRPLDTQSHDTATNYTLPSRTEVARPLDEVFSYRELARLDEALTMSSRETGLRFTLYIGELRTPTRTHAEELHARSGANPTDAVLIAVSPGQRVVEVVTGAGASRRLPDRACALAVLSMTSAFSAGDLVGGIVNGLRQLSDQAGHPSGLRP